In the Clostridium gelidum genome, ATCCGCACCAGCAAAAGTTATTGTTCCATTTGCTAAAGTTCCAGCTTTTCTGCTTATTCCAACTTCGCTACATCTTAATTCTAATTGAGTAGAATATCCATTAGCTGCTGCTGTTGATGCAAAAGCCATATTCAAAATTTTATCCATATTAATATAAGCTGTCGCAATTTCTTTCCCTGTCGGTATTATTGCATCATAAATAAAAGAACCTTCTGACCTGTCTATATCAGAAGGTACATTGTCAAACATTCTATTTTCTATTATTGTTTCTGTGTTAGTCTCCCTAAACATTAGTTATTGTCACCTCCCCTTGATCTGTTAGTGCTGTAAAACTTATTGTTAAAATATCTTTTGTTGTGTTAACTGAAAAGTTGTTCATGCCTGTTATATGAGTATTAATACTTATACATTCCCAAACTATCCTTTTAGATTCGCTTTCTATCAATGAAATTGATAGTCTTGTACCAACTAAACTGTCTAAATTACTTCCATAGTCTGTTGAATAAGCTGCATATATGCTGTTAGGTGTTTTAAGTGCTTTCCTTATCCAAACTTTTAAAGCTTCCTTTCCTGTTACAATTTGAAATTTACCATCAACTAATAAAAAATCATTATTATCAAAATCCCAAGCAAATTCTTTAGGGACAGTAATTGTAGTTTCAGTTGTTGGAAATGATCCTACTGTTGTGATTAAATCCACCATTAAATACTCACCACCTTACATAATATAATCCATGTTTGAAGATCCGCGGTTGGCATAATTGCCACTCTATCATTTTCTTTTAATGAATCTATTGTAGTTATTTTAGTTCCTGCCCCATCTGTTATTAAAATACCTCTTGAATATCCTTGTAATAAATAATCTGCAATATAAATATCATCAGTATATAATTGCAGATTTTTTGTTTCTATTATTAGGTTTGGGGGTGGTGATATAACTTTACCTATACAAATACTTGGTGGATTATCTTTTGAGCCTTCTTTTCTTGCTGCATTTAAAATTTTTATATATGGGTTCATTTAACTATCTCCCCCTTGTAAATCCATTTTATTAGTTAAGCTTACTGTAAGTTTCATTGTATATTTTCCAGTTCCACAATCCCAAGTATGAGTATCCTCATTAATATATAATGTGCAATCACTCAATATATCCAAATACCATATTTTACCTTTTAATGCATAGCCCGTTATACAATCTGAACTGCCTATTGCATCTATTGATATTTCGTCTGAAAAACCACATAATTTATTATTTGCTACTGTTATAGCATCCTTATCGTCTTCTTTTTCATAAGTTGTCTGTAATGTTCCGTAGCTATCTTTTAACCCTGAATATTCTACTGAATCTAAGTAATTACCATCACTATCAAATATTTGTACTTTATTAATCATGCTTTCGATACTATCTTTATAAGTCATTCCTAGCATTGTATTATTATAAGTATCTGTTTTGCTCGATTGAAGTACATAATCTGAAAGAACTTGTCCTTTTTCAATAACATTAAACTTATCTGATTGCATCATAGGAATATATTGTTTCCCATTTTGTTTACTGACTTGGGTATAGCATTGCATTACTATATTGTAATAACTCGTGTTAGGGCATACTCTATTTATAGGTATTCCAGTAGCAACTATGTTCCCAGCTAATACATTAACCTCACTGCATGCCTTTACTGCTACATCTTCCGGTGTCATATTCTTAATATTCATGCTAGTTGATGAGCTCATTATAAACCTCATGTAGTCAATGCAATTGAATGTTTCCTCTTGGCCTGAACTATTTAATGTTCTATCAATAACTTGTCCTCTGAATAGTTCTTTTGTTCCATCTTCAACAATACTTATTAATGTTCCTGGTCCTATTTGAACTCTTGGCTGATTATTATCACTTAATGAATAAATCATACTGAATGAGCATTTTCTTGCTGGCTGATCTACTGATGCAGACAATTCAACACTTTTGCATACTGGGGTTATATCTGTTAAATTCCAACCATCATATAAGCTATATATTCTAATCATATATTTTCACCTAATATATTATTTGAATTTGTTAAACTAAAACTTGCGCCCCATTGACCTACAATTTTTTCATTTAACTTTAAAAGCTTATATTGCTTTAAAGCTAAAGTGAAATATATATCTCCTGTCCCATCTTTTTCACCATACTCAAAGGTTTCTATCGAAAATAAATCATTAATATCTGTATCTGTAAGAATTACTCTTATAGGCTTTTTGCTTTTTCTCCACGCCTCTATTTGTGCTACACATTCAAATGGTGTCGGAATATTAGAATATGCACAAAAATTATATTCTTGGGCAGGAAAAAAGCTTTCAAAAGATATTTCTGAAAGCTTTGAATCTCCGAGTATATTTACCTCTCCTACAGACTCAACATTAATTACTGTATTGTTATTACCTAATTTAAGTGAATAACTAGATGGTGGTACAGGTAATTGTAGCCATGTATTCTCTTGATTAAACCAAAATTCTATCATTTTTAATTACCTCCTAACCCATTCCAAGTGCTGTTTGACTTAACTTATTTGCAAGAGCTGTTGCAATTTTATCTATATCGCCTTCTTCTCTAATTATTATAGAATCAGCAAGTTTTGCTATTGTTATTGCAAAACCATTTTGCGCACCATCATCCTTGCCAGTACTTGCAGCACCTTTAGCTCCTGGGCTTCCTGATTTACTTCCTCCAGATAAATTCTTATTTACATTAGTTTTTATTCCAACTGAAAGATCTTTAACCGGATCAGTTACTAAATGAGTATTAACCTTGATTCCAGTTCCCATACCTTTCATAAAATCTGGCATCCAAGTTTCGTAATCTGTAAGAGGACCTTGATCTGGTACCGAGAAGTGAAGGAAGGATCTTATTTTATCTGCTACACCTTTAACTGCATCTTCAATGTAACTAACTGCTCCTTTTATTCCATCTACAATACCCATTATCATATCTTTTCCCCAATTAAGTGCAGTTTTACCCACATCCTTAAATACTGTGCCTATAGCTGTTATAACATTTTTTACAATATCCACAGCTCCATTAAATACTGTTCCTACAGTACTTTTTATAGTGTTCCATGCTCCTGACCAATCTCCATTTATAATTTGCATTACAGTTTTAATAACTCCTGTAACTACACTAAGCACAGTTGAAATTACTGTTTTTATATTATTAAAAGCTGCACCTACAACTGTTTTTATAGTTTGTCCATGCGCATTCCAAAAAGTTGTTAGTCCTCCTAAAACTGTAGTTATAACATTTTTAATAGCTGTCATAACTGTTGTTATGGTTTGTTTTATAAGTGGCCAGTTAGACATTACAAAGCTTATTAACTTTCCAAAGATTTGAATCGCAAATGTTAATACTGGCTTTAAAACTGAATTCCAAACTGATTGAATTCCTTTAAATACATTTTGAATAGTATTTTGAATTTGTGGCATATGTGCTTTAATAAATTCTACTAAGGATTTAACTACTGTAGTTATTAGTTTTATAGTATTGGTTACAACTGCACCAACTTTTGGTCCAAATAAATTTGTAAATAAAGCACCTATTCCTTGAGCGGCACTTCCTGTTTTCTTAAATACATCAATTGCAGATTTTACAGCACCTGAAATTTTATTAAATACTCCCATAACTATATCTCTTATTCCACCAAAATTTGTAGCAAATGCAACTGCGAGTAATGCAACTACTCCAATTATTATTTTAAGAGGTAATGGCAACCCAGTAAATATACTAAAAGCACCAGATAAAGATGAAAAACACTTTGAGACTACACCTTTAAATTTTTCAAAACATCCACCTAAACTCTGTAATGGTCCAGATACAGAAGGAGTTAACGCCCCAACCTTTCCCATTGATTGTTTAGCTATATTCAAGACACTAGACACTTTACCTCCAGCTGATTGTGCAGTCTTTGATGCCTTAGAGCTTTTATTTGATTTAGTAATTTTTTGAGCTACTTCGGCAGACCTTTTTCCTATACCACCAATAGATTTTTTGACCAAATCATTATCTTTAAAAGTTTTAAACAAATCTGATACAGTACTTTTTACATTTCCAATCTCATCTTTCGCATTTTTAAAATTAGTTGCCATATCTTCAACCGTTTTTGGTACATTAGATATTGATTTAACTACACCTTTAGCTTTCTCTCCAATATTTTCAAGAGATCTTTCCCCGGTGTTATTTGTAAATGCTTGCATTAAATTAGAAACAGACGTTCTTACATTTCCTACTGCATCTTTTGTATCATTAAAGCTGTTTTTAACTTTACCTACTGATTCTGATGCTTTAGATATTGCTTGTACACTTTCTGATGCTTTTAAACCTATTGGTGCTAAACCTTCTATTGCCTTTTTAGTTTTCTGAACTCCATCAACAACTTTTCCAATTGATTGTCCTCCTGCATTCAAGACTCCTTGGCCTTTACCTCCATTTGATTTAGGAAATTTTTGAGATACTTTGGAAGCCTGTTTTCCTATAAAATTAATAGACTTTTTACCCAAATCTGTACTTGCAAAAGTCTTATACAAATTTGATGCAGTGTTTTTTAAATTTTCAATCTCAGCTTTTGTATTTTTAAAATTAGTTTTCATATCGTTAACTGTTTTTGATACATTAGATATTGATTTAACTACATCATTAGCTTTCTCTCCAATATTTTCAAAAGATCTTTCTCCAGTATTATCTGTACATGCTTGTATAAAATTAGAAACAGCTGATGTTGTACTTCCTATTGCATCTCTTGTACCTTTAACGTTACTTTCAAGCTTATTTACTGATTCTGCTGCTTTAGATATTGCTTGCACACTTTCTGATGCTTTTGAAGCTACAGGTGATAAACTATCAATTGCTTTTTGTGCTTTTTGTGCTCCATCAACAACTTTTAATAATGTTGAATCTAGTTCAAATGACATTAGTCATCACCTCCTGAATACAAGGCTTCCATTTGTTTCATTTTATCTTCAATTTCTTGTTCAATAAAAGCACTGATGATAATCTTTTCTCCAAATCCCCTGTTAAACGTCTCTGCTGGCCACTTATCATGTAGTTTCCAGCAGTGATATAGAAGATTTATAGTTTCATCAGTGCTTATGAGTTTTTTATGTCTTCTTTTTTATTGGAGGTAGAATCCACTCCTGATATTTCTGTTATTGTATCTGCTAAAATATCAACTTCACCAGGTAAAAATATTTTATTCATAAGCTCCTTTGGCGTTGGTGCTTTAAAATGTTTCATAAGCTCCTCTGATCTAAGTTCAGAAACCCCAGTAAGAACTGTTTCTATTTTTGCTTGTGCTGTAGCAAATCCTTGTATATTTCCTTTCTTATCTACTTGCAATACTCTCTCTTGAATTTCATTATATCTTTCCATTGAAATAGCATTACATGTAAATGT is a window encoding:
- a CDS encoding DUF2634 domain-containing protein, which produces MVDLITTVGSFPTTETTITVPKEFAWDFDNNDFLLVDGKFQIVTGKEALKVWIRKALKTPNSIYAAYSTDYGSNLDSLVGTRLSISLIESESKRIVWECISINTHITGMNNFSVNTTKDILTISFTALTDQGEVTITNV
- a CDS encoding DUF2577 domain-containing protein, which produces MNPYIKILNAARKEGSKDNPPSICIGKVISPPPNLIIETKNLQLYTDDIYIADYLLQGYSRGILITDGAGTKITTIDSLKENDRVAIMPTADLQTWIILCKVVSI
- a CDS encoding XkdQ/YqbQ family protein, whose product is MIRIYSLYDGWNLTDITPVCKSVELSASVDQPARKCSFSMIYSLSDNNQPRVQIGPGTLISIVEDGTKELFRGQVIDRTLNSSGQEETFNCIDYMRFIMSSSTSMNIKNMTPEDVAVKACSEVNVLAGNIVATGIPINRVCPNTSYYNIVMQCYTQVSKQNGKQYIPMMQSDKFNVIEKGQVLSDYVLQSSKTDTYNNTMLGMTYKDSIESMINKVQIFDSDGNYLDSVEYSGLKDSYGTLQTTYEKEDDKDAITVANNKLCGFSDEISIDAIGSSDCITGYALKGKIWYLDILSDCTLYINEDTHTWDCGTGKYTMKLTVSLTNKMDLQGGDS
- a CDS encoding phage tail protein, encoding MSFELDSTLLKVVDGAQKAQKAIDSLSPVASKASESVQAISKAAESVNKLESNVKGTRDAIGSTTSAVSNFIQACTDNTGERSFENIGEKANDVVKSISNVSKTVNDMKTNFKNTKAEIENLKNTASNLYKTFASTDLGKKSINFIGKQASKVSQKFPKSNGGKGQGVLNAGGQSIGKVVDGVQKTKKAIEGLAPIGLKASESVQAISKASESVGKVKNSFNDTKDAVGNVRTSVSNLMQAFTNNTGERSLENIGEKAKGVVKSISNVPKTVEDMATNFKNAKDEIGNVKSTVSDLFKTFKDNDLVKKSIGGIGKRSAEVAQKITKSNKSSKASKTAQSAGGKVSSVLNIAKQSMGKVGALTPSVSGPLQSLGGCFEKFKGVVSKCFSSLSGAFSIFTGLPLPLKIIIGVVALLAVAFATNFGGIRDIVMGVFNKISGAVKSAIDVFKKTGSAAQGIGALFTNLFGPKVGAVVTNTIKLITTVVKSLVEFIKAHMPQIQNTIQNVFKGIQSVWNSVLKPVLTFAIQIFGKLISFVMSNWPLIKQTITTVMTAIKNVITTVLGGLTTFWNAHGQTIKTVVGAAFNNIKTVISTVLSVVTGVIKTVMQIINGDWSGAWNTIKSTVGTVFNGAVDIVKNVITAIGTVFKDVGKTALNWGKDMIMGIVDGIKGAVSYIEDAVKGVADKIRSFLHFSVPDQGPLTDYETWMPDFMKGMGTGIKVNTHLVTDPVKDLSVGIKTNVNKNLSGGSKSGSPGAKGAASTGKDDGAQNGFAITIAKLADSIIIREEGDIDKIATALANKLSQTALGMG
- a CDS encoding phage tail assembly chaperone, with the translated sequence MNLVEQLLKIDAGKIEVPSKEVKLKLAKLGNAEITFTCNAISMERYNEIQERVLQVDKKGNIQGFATAQAKIETVLTGVSELRSEELMKHFKAPTPKELMNKIFLPGEVDILADTITEISGVDSTSNKKEDIKNS